In Streptomyces sp. NBC_00448, the following are encoded in one genomic region:
- the lysA gene encoding diaminopimelate decarboxylase produces the protein MGPPPTAGMLSNQFFDAAPSGGAAVPSFCRMGSYHEMDQVWPRTAGRTDGELRVGGIGVGELAARFGTPVYVLDEDDFRARCAAWTAAFPTGDVHYGGKAFLAPALVGWLRELGLSLDVCTGGELAVARLGGMPPERVVFHGNNKSVAELRAAVEWGIGCIVVDSFHELERLADLVRAGGARQPVMIRVKPGVDADTHAALATGGENTKFGLSMASGEAAEAVRRVLATPGLELVGLHSHIGSQIFDLGSFTTAAERMARFLKEVEAEHGVRIARLDLGGGLGVPYLPGGEPAPTPAELADVLRVAVPEDVRLAVEPGRSIAAPTTVAVYEVGTVKGHYVSVDGGMSDNPRPATYGAAYTAVLASRAGQAPPRTFTIVGKHCESGDVLVHSVELPGDIRPGDLVAIPCSGAYQRSAAGNYNQVPRPPVVAVRDGAARTLVRRETQEDLLSLFV, from the coding sequence ATGGGCCCTCCACCCACGGCCGGCATGCTGAGCAATCAGTTCTTCGACGCTGCCCCGTCAGGCGGCGCTGCCGTCCCTAGCTTCTGCCGTATGGGCAGCTACCACGAGATGGATCAGGTATGGCCGCGTACGGCCGGTCGGACGGACGGCGAACTGCGGGTCGGCGGCATCGGGGTCGGTGAACTCGCCGCGCGCTTCGGTACACCGGTCTACGTTCTCGACGAGGACGACTTCCGGGCCCGGTGCGCCGCATGGACGGCCGCGTTCCCGACGGGTGACGTCCACTACGGCGGCAAGGCGTTCCTGGCCCCGGCCCTCGTCGGCTGGTTGCGGGAGCTGGGCCTGTCGCTGGACGTGTGCACCGGCGGCGAGCTGGCGGTGGCCCGGCTGGGGGGCATGCCTCCCGAGCGCGTGGTCTTCCACGGCAACAACAAGTCGGTCGCCGAGCTCCGGGCCGCAGTGGAGTGGGGCATCGGCTGCATCGTCGTGGACTCCTTCCACGAACTGGAGCGCCTGGCGGACCTGGTGCGGGCCGGCGGCGCCCGGCAGCCGGTCATGATCCGGGTGAAGCCGGGGGTGGACGCGGACACGCACGCGGCGTTGGCGACGGGCGGTGAGAACACCAAGTTCGGGCTGTCCATGGCCTCGGGCGAGGCGGCCGAGGCGGTACGCCGGGTGCTGGCCACGCCGGGCCTGGAACTCGTCGGCCTGCACTCGCACATCGGCTCGCAGATCTTCGACCTCGGCTCCTTCACCACCGCGGCCGAGCGCATGGCGCGCTTCCTCAAGGAGGTCGAGGCCGAGCACGGGGTCCGCATCGCCCGGCTGGACCTCGGCGGCGGCCTCGGCGTCCCCTACCTCCCGGGCGGCGAGCCGGCCCCGACACCCGCCGAACTCGCCGACGTGCTCCGGGTGGCGGTGCCCGAGGACGTGCGGCTGGCGGTCGAGCCCGGCCGGTCGATCGCCGCGCCGACGACGGTCGCGGTCTACGAGGTCGGCACGGTGAAGGGACACTACGTCAGCGTCGACGGCGGCATGAGCGACAACCCCCGTCCGGCCACCTACGGTGCCGCGTACACCGCGGTCCTCGCCTCCCGGGCCGGTCAGGCCCCGCCGCGGACGTTCACGATCGTCGGCAAGCACTGCGAGAGCGGGGACGTGCTGGTGCACTCGGTCGAGCTGCCGGGCGACATCCGGCCGGGCGACCTGGTCGCGATCCCCTGCTCCGGCGCCTACCAGCGGTCGGCGGCCGGCAACTACAACCAGGTCCCCCGGCCGCCGGTGGTCGCCGTGCGCGACGGTGCGGCCCGGACCCTGGTCCGCCGCGAGACGCAGGAGGACCTGCTCAGCCTGTTCGTGTGA
- a CDS encoding DUF4232 domain-containing protein, with protein sequence MTSNLAISAEHGISGEGMELVHLKNTGSGSCTMHGFAGVDLKNGSDSVSVPRHSGGDVPTVKLAPGEGTDFVLYYPFNNSGGSGYTFTTMVITPPNETHSKTVSASINVPVQNPDDQGSDSGKLYLLAVGGGE encoded by the coding sequence ATGACCTCGAACCTCGCCATCTCCGCCGAGCACGGCATCTCGGGGGAGGGCATGGAACTGGTCCACCTCAAGAACACCGGTTCCGGCTCCTGCACGATGCACGGCTTCGCGGGTGTCGACCTGAAGAACGGCTCGGACTCCGTCAGCGTCCCGCGCCACAGCGGGGGCGACGTGCCCACCGTCAAGCTGGCCCCCGGCGAGGGGACCGACTTCGTCCTGTACTACCCCTTCAACAACAGCGGCGGCAGCGGCTACACGTTCACCACGATGGTCATCACGCCGCCCAACGAGACCCACTCCAAGACCGTCAGCGCGTCCATCAACGTCCCCGTCCAGAACCCCGACGACCAGGGCTCCGACTCCGGCAAGCTGTACCTGCTCGCGGTCGGCGGCGGCGAGTAG
- a CDS encoding COG4280 domain-containing protein has product MSGLVLVLTVFLACAVEAVEALTIVLAAGTSRNWRSALQGSAAALVTLAIVVAALGPAIGMIPFEALRLVVGALLLVFGLQWLRKAILRASGHKALHDEAGAYAKEVAAAGAAAGGGRGIVTDWYAFTLSFKGVFLEGLEVAFIVVTFGNNQGSVPLAALGAAAAVVAVTGVGLAVRAPLARVPENSMKFAVGIMLTAFGVFWSAEGAGVDWPGADAALLVLVPVIALLGLGTAALLRRTDTAAPPAAATTVPPAPAAKGSMP; this is encoded by the coding sequence ATGAGCGGCCTCGTCCTCGTTCTCACCGTCTTCCTGGCGTGTGCCGTCGAAGCGGTCGAGGCGCTGACCATCGTGCTGGCCGCCGGCACCAGCCGGAACTGGCGCTCGGCGCTGCAAGGCAGCGCGGCGGCGCTGGTCACCCTCGCGATCGTGGTCGCCGCGCTCGGCCCCGCGATCGGGATGATCCCCTTCGAGGCGCTGCGACTGGTGGTGGGCGCTCTGCTGCTGGTCTTCGGGCTCCAGTGGCTCCGCAAGGCCATCCTGCGCGCCTCCGGCCACAAGGCCCTGCACGACGAGGCCGGCGCCTACGCCAAGGAGGTCGCGGCGGCCGGCGCCGCGGCGGGCGGAGGACGCGGCATCGTCACCGACTGGTACGCCTTCACCCTGTCCTTCAAGGGGGTCTTCCTCGAAGGGCTCGAAGTCGCCTTCATCGTCGTGACCTTCGGCAACAACCAGGGCAGCGTGCCGCTGGCGGCGCTCGGCGCGGCGGCCGCGGTGGTCGCGGTCACCGGTGTCGGCCTCGCGGTCCGCGCGCCGCTGGCCCGGGTGCCGGAGAACTCGATGAAGTTCGCCGTCGGCATCATGCTCACCGCCTTCGGCGTCTTCTGGTCCGCCGAGGGCGCCGGGGTCGACTGGCCCGGCGCCGACGCGGCCCTGCTGGTCCTCGTGCCGGTCATCGCGCTGCTCGGCCTCGGCACCGCCGCGCTGCTGCGCCGCACCGACACCGCGGCACCCCCTGCCGCGGCCACCACCGTTCCGCCGGCTCCGGCGGCGAAGGGAAGCATGCCGTGA
- a CDS encoding FAD-binding protein — MATTDSPWGEAAYHRPLHAVALVKQVPLGDHPGDLDDSGRLRRDGFAMELNPWCRRAVTRAVQLGRGSGGRTTVVTMGPPAAADVLREALACGADEGLHVCDPALAGADTLVTAKALAAAVRSLGPVDLVLTGHSTLDGGTGAVGPMVAALLGLPFAGPALSIEAVGGDGLRAVLQLDAVTETAELALPAALAVAERSCRPAKAPPAAWPAAPQIRVLTLDQLTGAQPGAASPTRVHRVERVAATRRPVLVSGSPAEQAAQAVALITARLAAADGSGGSSAVEAGTYAGTAGPGRPVADRLGPAAATGLAAKGVAATGVAVVGVSAPDPAAPSATAGGPGRTAVTRRAADPYPAGLPGPAVLAVTGSPETGGRALIGEAARIARRIGGHVLAVTPAADPEQLRDWGADAALRLTGGDPRPAAAALAGRLRGSRSPWAVLGGASAWDREVLARLAVHLDAGLLSDLTATSVHPDARGRLRLVGGKPSGNGTLAEVGSDGVPQIATLRTGSLTVRAGQAGPVASPTRITAQITAPIPVVTLDVPADPLLRRSDRRTEDDFDAVERAATVIGLGAGVAPDHYAEVEPLRALLGAEFAATRKVTDAGALPHCRQLGVTGRNIAPRLYVALGVSGSPHHLAGVERAHTVLAVNRDPDAAVFAHCDIGIVADWRDVLPALTAAFTRVPAAASTPEASTV; from the coding sequence ATGGCGACGACGGACAGCCCGTGGGGCGAGGCCGCGTACCACCGCCCGCTGCACGCGGTGGCGCTGGTCAAGCAGGTGCCGCTCGGCGACCACCCGGGCGACCTGGACGACAGCGGGCGCCTGCGCAGGGACGGTTTCGCGATGGAGCTCAACCCGTGGTGCCGCCGTGCGGTGACCCGCGCGGTGCAACTCGGCCGGGGCAGCGGCGGCCGCACCACGGTCGTCACGATGGGGCCGCCCGCCGCCGCCGACGTCCTGCGCGAGGCGCTGGCCTGCGGCGCGGACGAGGGCCTGCACGTGTGCGACCCGGCGCTCGCGGGCGCGGACACCCTGGTCACCGCGAAGGCCCTGGCCGCCGCCGTACGGAGCCTGGGCCCGGTGGACCTGGTGCTGACGGGGCACAGCACGCTGGACGGCGGCACCGGCGCGGTCGGGCCGATGGTCGCCGCGCTGCTCGGCCTGCCGTTCGCCGGGCCGGCGCTGTCGATCGAGGCGGTCGGCGGTGACGGGCTGCGCGCCGTACTCCAGCTCGACGCGGTCACCGAGACCGCCGAACTGGCGCTGCCCGCCGCGCTCGCGGTGGCGGAGCGCTCCTGCCGGCCGGCGAAGGCCCCGCCGGCCGCCTGGCCCGCCGCGCCGCAGATCCGCGTCCTGACGCTGGATCAGTTGACCGGCGCCCAGCCGGGGGCCGCGAGTCCCACCCGGGTGCACCGGGTGGAGCGTGTGGCGGCGACCCGCCGCCCGGTGCTCGTGTCTGGCAGCCCGGCGGAACAGGCCGCACAGGCCGTCGCGCTGATCACCGCACGGTTGGCGGCGGCCGACGGCTCCGGCGGCTCCTCGGCCGTCGAGGCCGGTACGTACGCGGGAACCGCCGGGCCGGGGCGTCCCGTTGCCGACCGGCTCGGCCCGGCGGCGGCAACCGGCCTCGCGGCAAAGGGTGTTGCGGCAACCGGCGTCGCGGTTGTCGGCGTCTCGGCACCCGATCCCGCGGCGCCGTCCGCGACCGCCGGCGGACCCGGGCGTACGGCCGTCACCCGCCGGGCGGCGGACCCGTACCCCGCCGGCCTCCCCGGGCCCGCCGTCCTCGCGGTGACCGGCAGCCCCGAGACGGGCGGGCGGGCGCTGATCGGCGAGGCCGCGAGGATCGCGCGGCGGATCGGCGGCCACGTGCTGGCCGTCACGCCGGCCGCGGACCCGGAACAACTCCGCGACTGGGGCGCCGACGCGGCACTGCGGCTCACCGGCGGCGACCCCCGCCCCGCCGCGGCGGCGCTCGCCGGCCGGCTGCGCGGCTCCCGCTCGCCCTGGGCCGTGCTGGGCGGCGCCTCCGCCTGGGACCGCGAGGTCCTGGCCCGCCTCGCGGTGCACCTGGACGCCGGGCTGCTCTCCGACCTGACCGCCACGTCGGTACACCCCGACGCCCGCGGCCGGCTCCGCCTGGTGGGCGGCAAGCCGTCGGGCAACGGCACGCTCGCCGAGGTCGGCAGCGACGGTGTCCCGCAGATCGCCACGTTGCGGACCGGCTCGCTGACCGTGCGGGCCGGGCAGGCCGGCCCCGTCGCGAGCCCCACCCGGATCACCGCCCAGATCACCGCCCCGATCCCCGTCGTGACGCTGGACGTGCCGGCCGATCCGCTGCTGCGGCGCTCGGACCGGCGCACCGAGGACGACTTCGACGCGGTCGAGCGTGCGGCCACGGTCATCGGCCTGGGCGCGGGCGTCGCTCCGGACCACTACGCGGAGGTCGAGCCGCTGCGGGCCCTGCTCGGCGCGGAGTTCGCCGCGACCCGCAAGGTGACCGACGCCGGCGCCCTGCCGCACTGCCGCCAACTGGGCGTCACCGGGCGGAACATCGCCCCGCGGCTGTACGTGGCGCTCGGCGTCTCCGGCAGCCCGCACCACCTGGCCGGTGTGGAGCGCGCGCACACCGTCCTCGCGGTCAACCGCGATCCGGACGCGGCGGTGTTCGCCCACTGCGACATCGGCATCGTGGCCGACTGGCGGGACGTCCTGCCCGCGCTGACCGCCGCGTTCACGCGGGTGCCGGCCGCCGCGTCCACGCCCGAGGCCAGCACCGTCTGA
- a CDS encoding VIT1/CCC1 transporter family protein: protein MTATADLGTAEIHHQHRDVTGGWLRPATFGVVDGLVSNFALVAGVVGGGAGTHTVLLTGLAGLTAGACSMATGEFVSVSSQNELAQAEIAREQHELATNPAGELRELTLAYQAKGVRQELAEEVARALTAEPDVAWRVHVREELGVDPDDLPSPWSAAGSSFAAFALGALVPLLPFVLGASGLVPALLASSAGLVVTGALTAKLTARSGWFGASRQLVLGGLSAAVTFGVGLLVGTGVS from the coding sequence ATGACTGCGACAGCGGACCTCGGCACGGCCGAGATCCACCATCAGCACCGCGATGTGACCGGCGGCTGGCTGCGACCGGCGACCTTCGGCGTGGTGGACGGCCTGGTGTCGAACTTCGCCCTGGTCGCCGGCGTCGTCGGCGGCGGCGCCGGCACCCACACCGTCCTGCTCACCGGTCTGGCCGGCCTCACCGCCGGGGCCTGCTCGATGGCCACCGGCGAGTTCGTCTCGGTGTCGTCCCAGAACGAGCTGGCGCAGGCCGAGATCGCCCGCGAGCAGCACGAACTGGCCACCAACCCGGCCGGGGAACTGCGCGAACTGACCCTGGCCTACCAGGCGAAGGGCGTACGGCAGGAGCTGGCCGAGGAGGTCGCCCGGGCGCTGACCGCCGAGCCCGACGTCGCCTGGCGCGTGCACGTACGCGAGGAGCTGGGCGTCGACCCGGACGACCTGCCCTCCCCCTGGTCGGCGGCGGGGTCCTCGTTCGCCGCCTTCGCGCTGGGCGCCCTGGTCCCGCTGCTGCCGTTCGTGCTCGGCGCGTCCGGCCTGGTGCCCGCGCTGCTCGCCAGTTCGGCGGGGCTGGTCGTCACCGGCGCGCTGACCGCGAAACTCACCGCGCGCTCCGGGTGGTTCGGCGCGAGCCGGCAACTCGTGCTCGGCGGGCTGTCGGCCGCGGTGACCTTCGGGGTCGGGCTGCTGGTCGGCACGGGGGTGTCCTGA
- a CDS encoding M14 family metallopeptidase, producing the protein MIRPLMFDRFYVHDELTALLRDWADGRPDLAALESVGRSWEGRDIWLVTLTNTATGPADEKPAHFVEAGIHGTEWSSCFAALHLVHRLLTGYGTDERVTRLLDTRAVYVVPRLNPDGHEHAMAEGRFIRSSVRPHPSPDADPGLQLRDVDGDGRALFMRVRDADGPWKTHPDEPRLLVPREPDEVGGDYFRLFQEGDITGYRGDVVEVAEPVEGLDLGQNLPTDWEAAPALPRNAGPFPGSEPETQAVLRAVTDRPNITGWVTCHTFGGLHLCPPMNAGIRLAGPDQHVYDVFGAKAAELTGYDVMSFQDLKHDPAADFRGGQLGWYYHQLGIFAWITEFWSPQRAAGIESYHASRWLIDHPVEDDLRMIKWSDAELDGKGFVSWYPFTHPQLGPVELGGWDMINYWYNPPMDRIEAEVAPHTEWVIFQALASPRIEVRRLTATRLAPDVHRVRLVVGNTGWLPTYVTRTALERGVAGELSAEITLPDGAEPVTGERVERLGQLEGRSGTLSSTTWWGHDPGTPDLTAVEWTVRAPAGTVVAVTARHPRAGTARAEVQLG; encoded by the coding sequence ATGATCCGCCCGCTGATGTTCGACAGGTTCTACGTCCACGACGAGTTGACCGCGCTGCTGCGGGACTGGGCCGACGGCCGTCCCGACCTCGCGGCGCTGGAGAGCGTGGGCCGCTCGTGGGAGGGCCGCGACATCTGGCTGGTCACTCTCACCAACACCGCGACCGGCCCGGCCGACGAGAAGCCGGCCCACTTCGTCGAGGCGGGCATCCACGGCACCGAGTGGTCGTCCTGCTTCGCGGCCCTGCACCTGGTGCACCGGCTGCTGACCGGCTACGGGACCGACGAGCGGGTGACCAGGCTGCTGGACACCCGCGCGGTCTACGTCGTCCCGCGGCTCAACCCGGACGGGCACGAACACGCCATGGCCGAGGGCCGTTTCATCCGCTCCAGCGTGCGCCCGCACCCGAGCCCGGACGCCGATCCGGGCCTGCAACTGCGGGACGTCGACGGCGACGGCCGGGCGCTGTTCATGCGGGTGCGCGACGCCGACGGGCCGTGGAAGACCCACCCCGACGAGCCCCGGCTGCTGGTGCCGCGCGAACCCGACGAGGTCGGCGGCGACTACTTCCGGCTCTTCCAGGAGGGCGACATCACCGGCTACCGCGGCGACGTCGTCGAGGTCGCGGAACCGGTCGAGGGCCTGGACCTGGGCCAGAACCTGCCGACCGACTGGGAGGCGGCGCCCGCGCTGCCGCGCAACGCCGGGCCGTTCCCCGGCTCCGAGCCCGAGACGCAGGCGGTGCTGCGCGCCGTCACCGACCGTCCGAACATCACCGGTTGGGTCACCTGCCACACCTTCGGCGGCCTGCACCTGTGCCCGCCGATGAACGCCGGCATCCGGCTGGCCGGCCCCGACCAGCATGTCTACGACGTGTTCGGCGCCAAGGCGGCCGAGCTGACCGGGTACGACGTCATGTCCTTCCAGGACCTGAAGCACGACCCGGCCGCCGACTTCCGCGGCGGCCAACTGGGCTGGTACTACCACCAGTTGGGCATCTTCGCCTGGATCACGGAGTTCTGGAGCCCGCAGCGGGCGGCCGGCATCGAGTCGTACCACGCCTCGCGCTGGCTGATCGACCACCCAGTGGAGGACGACCTGCGGATGATCAAGTGGAGCGACGCCGAACTCGACGGCAAGGGCTTCGTCTCCTGGTACCCCTTCACGCACCCGCAGCTCGGACCGGTGGAGCTGGGCGGCTGGGACATGATCAACTACTGGTACAACCCGCCGATGGACCGAATCGAGGCCGAAGTCGCCCCGCACACCGAGTGGGTGATCTTCCAGGCCCTGGCCTCGCCGCGGATCGAGGTGCGCCGGCTGACCGCGACCCGGCTCGCGCCGGACGTGCACCGGGTCCGGCTGGTCGTCGGCAACACCGGCTGGCTGCCCACGTACGTCACCAGGACCGCGCTCGAGCGCGGGGTGGCGGGGGAGCTGTCCGCGGAGATCACGCTGCCCGACGGCGCGGAACCGGTCACCGGCGAGCGCGTCGAACGCCTCGGCCAGCTGGAGGGCAGGAGCGGCACCCTGTCGTCCACCACCTGGTGGGGGCATGACCCGGGCACCCCCGACCTGACCGCGGTGGAGTGGACGGTCCGGGCCCCCGCGGGGACCGTCGTCGCCGTCACCGCCCGGCACCCCCGTGCGGGCACCGCCCGCGCCGAGGTTCAACTCGGCTGA
- a CDS encoding amidohydrolase → MTEPQTATGTAAGQAARVLLRDVRLGSGGPLAHLMIDGGRIAALTPEAPDALARTADEVVDAGGRTVLPGLWDAHVHMVQWASARRRVDLSGAGSAAEAARTMAEAAGAGQRAPDEPLIGFGFRDGLWPDRPEPALLAWSDGSGQAVALVSNDLHTAWLNQAALHRLGVHGHPTGVLREADCLDAVARLSAADPAVVDRWVADALRAAAARGVVGLLDFEYADNVADWTRRAGRQPLDTRVACAVYPAYLDQAISLGLRTGDRLPGTGGMVRMGPLKLFVDGSLNTRTALCNEPYPGVTAAGQEYGILQTEPAELRRLMAYAARHGIHSAVHAIGDRANTIALDAFEEVGCPGRIEHAQLIDRADLPRFARPGLVLGVQPAHAADDRDIADRHWAGRTERSFAYADLARAGARLQIGSDAPVSPLDPWPGIAAAVHRTGADGRPEWHPEQAIGVPDALAAAAAGRRALRVGDPADLVVTEYDPALPAPHDLPAMPVFCTLLAGRFTYRADREPLPAPAPAG, encoded by the coding sequence GTGACTGAACCGCAGACCGCCACCGGGACGGCCGCGGGGCAGGCCGCCCGCGTGCTGCTGCGCGATGTCCGGCTCGGCTCCGGCGGGCCGCTCGCGCACCTGATGATCGACGGCGGCCGGATCGCCGCCCTCACCCCCGAGGCCCCCGACGCGCTGGCGCGGACCGCGGACGAGGTGGTGGACGCCGGCGGGCGTACGGTGCTGCCGGGGCTGTGGGACGCGCACGTGCACATGGTGCAGTGGGCCAGCGCGCGGCGCCGGGTCGACCTGTCGGGCGCCGGGTCCGCCGCCGAGGCGGCCCGGACGATGGCCGAAGCCGCGGGTGCCGGGCAACGGGCCCCGGACGAGCCGCTGATCGGTTTCGGCTTCCGTGACGGGTTGTGGCCCGACCGCCCGGAGCCCGCGCTGCTCGCCTGGTCCGACGGCTCGGGCCAGGCCGTCGCCCTGGTCAGCAACGACCTGCACACCGCGTGGCTCAACCAGGCCGCGCTGCACCGCCTCGGCGTGCACGGCCACCCGACCGGGGTGCTGCGCGAGGCGGACTGCCTGGACGCGGTGGCCCGGCTCAGCGCGGCCGATCCGGCGGTCGTCGACCGCTGGGTCGCCGACGCGCTCCGGGCGGCGGCGGCGCGCGGCGTGGTCGGCCTGCTGGACTTCGAGTACGCCGACAACGTCGCCGACTGGACCCGCAGGGCCGGCCGGCAGCCGCTGGACACCCGGGTCGCCTGCGCCGTCTACCCGGCCTACCTGGACCAGGCCATATCCCTGGGCCTGCGCACCGGCGACCGGCTGCCGGGCACCGGCGGCATGGTGCGGATGGGGCCGCTGAAGCTCTTCGTCGACGGCTCGCTCAACACCCGTACCGCGCTGTGCAACGAGCCCTATCCCGGGGTGACCGCAGCCGGGCAGGAGTACGGCATCCTCCAGACCGAACCGGCCGAGTTGCGGCGGCTGATGGCGTACGCGGCGCGGCACGGCATCCACAGTGCCGTGCACGCCATCGGCGACCGGGCCAACACCATCGCGCTGGACGCCTTCGAGGAGGTCGGCTGCCCCGGCCGGATCGAGCACGCCCAGTTGATCGACCGGGCCGACCTGCCCCGCTTCGCCCGGCCGGGGCTCGTGCTCGGCGTCCAGCCCGCGCACGCCGCGGACGACCGCGACATCGCCGACCGCCACTGGGCCGGCCGCACCGAGCGGTCGTTCGCCTACGCCGACCTCGCGCGGGCCGGCGCGCGGTTGCAGATCGGCTCGGACGCGCCGGTCTCGCCGCTCGACCCGTGGCCGGGCATCGCCGCGGCGGTGCACCGCACCGGCGCGGACGGGCGGCCCGAGTGGCACCCCGAGCAGGCGATCGGGGTGCCCGACGCGCTCGCCGCCGCCGCGGCGGGCCGCCGCGCGCTGCGCGTGGGCGATCCCGCCGACCTCGTGGTCACCGAGTACGACCCGGCCCTGCCGGCCCCGCACGACCTGCCCGCCATGCCGGTCTTCTGCACGCTGCTCGCTGGGCGGTTCACCTACCGGGCCGACCGGGAGCCGCTGCCGGCGCCGGCGCCGGCCGGGTAG
- a CDS encoding FMN-binding negative transcriptional regulator, translating to MLEQPIYALTDPVRLRELVAGHGWATLVSATGRGGPVVSHLPVIPDPEPDEGGDGGGGDLTIVGHLARADAELHELGAHDVVVIVEGPCGYVSPSSYRAGPYVPTWNFVVAHLHGRPTVLEGAAGYRVLERTVEHFEADRPEPWRLDTVADYAREIAPYTTAFRLRPSRVVGKHKLSQDKPYEVARRVVEALEDGGPHGNPALAAAMRRVLVPGD from the coding sequence ATGCTGGAACAACCGATCTACGCCCTGACCGACCCGGTACGACTACGTGAACTGGTCGCGGGCCACGGTTGGGCGACCCTGGTCAGCGCCACCGGCCGGGGCGGCCCGGTGGTCTCCCATCTGCCGGTGATCCCCGACCCGGAACCGGACGAGGGCGGGGACGGTGGCGGGGGCGATCTGACGATCGTGGGGCACCTGGCCAGGGCCGACGCCGAGCTGCACGAACTGGGCGCGCACGACGTGGTGGTGATCGTCGAGGGACCCTGCGGCTACGTCTCGCCGAGCAGCTACCGCGCCGGACCGTACGTGCCGACCTGGAACTTCGTCGTCGCGCACCTGCACGGGCGGCCCACCGTGCTGGAGGGCGCGGCGGGCTACCGGGTGCTGGAGCGCACCGTGGAGCACTTCGAGGCCGACCGGCCGGAGCCGTGGCGGCTGGACACCGTGGCGGACTACGCGCGGGAGATCGCCCCGTACACCACGGCCTTCCGGCTGCGGCCCAGCCGGGTGGTCGGCAAGCACAAGCTCAGCCAGGACAAGCCGTACGAGGTCGCGCGGCGGGTGGTCGAGGCCCTGGAGGACGGCGGCCCGCACGGCAACCCGGCCCTGGCCGCGGCGATGCGTCGGGTGCTGGTGCCCGGTGACTGA